CGAGCAGGGCGACCATCGCGTCCACGTCGCGCTCGACGCAGACGCCGACCAGCGTGCCCGGGCCGACGCCCAGACCGATCAGGTGGTGCGCGAGCTGGTTGGCCCGGGCGGCCAGCCCGGCGAAGGTCAGCTCCCGGCCGGCGCAGCTGACCGCGACGGCGTCGGGGGTGAGCGCGGCCTGCTCGTCGTACAGCTCGTGCACGCACCGGGAGGGGCCGTACTCGACGGTGGGGCCGTTCCACTCGGTGTTCAGCAGGTGCAGTTCGGCGTCGGGGAGCATCTGCAGGTCGCGCATCGGGACGTCCGGCCGGGCGGCGACGGCGTCGAGCAGGGTCACCAGGTGGCCGCTCATCCGCTCGATCGTCGCCGGGTCGAACAGGTCGGTGCTGTACTCGATGTAGCCGGTGAGCGCGCCGTCCTGCTCGAAGAAGTCGAGCGAGACGTCCAGCTTGGCCACGTGCAGCGGCGGGTCGACCTCGGTGACCCGCAGGCCCGGCAGTTCGGTCTTCGCCTCCAGCGCGTTCTGCAGGTTGACCATGACCTGTACCAGGGGCGGGCGGCTCGGGTCGCGCTCGGGGCGCAGGAGGTCGACCAGCCGCTGGAACGGCACCTCCTCGTTGGCGAAGGCGTCGAGCACGGTGGAGCGGACGTCGCCGAGGAAGTCGGTGAAGGAGCGGGCCTCGTCCACCTGCGAGCGCAGCACCACGGTGTTGCTGAAGTAGCCGATGAGGCGCTCCAGTTCGACCCGGCCGCGACCCGCGGTGACCGAGCCCACCGCGATGTCCTGCTGCCCCGAGTAGCGGGCGAACATCAGCTGGCTCGCGGCCACCAGGGTCATGAACAGCGTGGCGCCGCTGCGCGAGGCGAGCTCGGTCAGCCGCCGGGTCAGCTCCGCGGGCACGGTGATCCCGTGGATCGCGCCGGCCGAGCCGAGCACCGGCGGCCGCGGCCGGTCCGAGGGCAGCTCCACCGGCGAGAGCCCGGCCAACTGCTTGCGCCAGTAGTCGAGTTGACCGGCCACCTCGGGCCCGGCCAGCCGCTCCTGCTGCCAGGCCGCGTAGTCGGCGTACTGCACCGGGAGCTCCGACAGGTCGGCCTGCTCGCCGCGCACCCGCGCCGCGTACCCGGCGTTGAGCTCGTCCACCAGGAGCCCGATGGACCAGCCGTCGCCGATGATGTGGTGCAGGCCGAGCACCAGCACGTGCTCGTCCGCGGCCAGGCGCACCAGCGAGACCCGGAACAGCGGACCGCGGCGCAGGTCGAACGGGGTGGACGCCTCGCGCTCCAGGCAGCGGGCGAGTTCGGCGGCGCGCTCGGGCTCCGGCAGGCCGGCGAGGTCGACGACCTCGACCGGCACCCGACCGGGCTCGTGCACCACCTGGGTGCCGCGGCCCTCGACCTCGCCGATGGTGGTGCGCAGCGCCTCGTGCCGGGCGACCACGGCGTCCAGGGCCGCGCGCAGCGCCTCGACGTCCAGGTCGCCGGTCAACCGCAGCACCCGCGGCGCGTTGTACTCGACGCTGCCCGGGTTGAGCTCGGCCAGGAACCACAGCCCCTGCTGGCTCGCCGACAGCGGCAGCGCGCCGTCCCGGGGCACCGGGGCGATCGAGGCGTCCTCCTCGGGAACGGACTCGGCCTCACCGGCGAGCTGGCGCAGGAGGAGCTCCCGCAGATGGTCGGGCAGCGCCGACAGCTGGTCCTTCGCGGCGGATGGCAGTTCCATGCTGTTCTCTTCTCTCACTTTCAGAAGCTCGGGTCCGACGCGTTCAGGACTGGGCTGCGGCCATCTCCAGCACCTTGGCCAGGATCCGGTCGCGGATGGTGGTGGCCAGGGCGGCGACCGTCAGCCCCTCGAAGAGGTCCCGGGGGGTGACCTCGACGCCGAAGGCGGTGCGCATCCGGGCGACGATGCGCAGGCTGTTGAGGGAGTCCCCGCCGAGGGCGAAGAAGTCGTCCTCGACGCCGACCCGTTCGATGCCCAGCACCTCGGACCAGATCCGGACCAGCGCCTCCTCGGTCGGGTCCTTCGGGGCGACGTACGCGGCGTCGGCGCCGTCCTGGCGGCTCGGCGCGGGCAGCGCGGAGCGGTCGAGCTTGCCGTTGTGGTTGAGCGGCATCCGCTCCAGCAGGACGATCGCGGCCGGGATCATGTAGTCGGGCAGCGTGCCGCCGAGGTGGCGGCGCAGCTCCTCCGCGGTCGGCGCCGGCGCCCCGGGCCGGGCCACGAAGTAGGCGACGAGCCGCTTGTTGCCCTTGTCGTCCGGCCAGACCGTCACCGCGGCCTCGGCCACCGCGTCGTGCCGCAGCAGCACGCTCTCGATCTCGCCGGGCTCCACCCGGAACCCGCGGATCTTGACCTGGTGGTCGGTGCGGCCGACGAACTCCAGCATGCCGTCGGGGCGCAGGCGCACCACGTCGCCGGTGCGGTACAGCCGGGATCCGGCCGGGCCGAACGGGTCGGCGACGAAGCGCTCGGCGGTCTTGGCCGGGTTGGCGACGTACCCGCGTGCCAGGCCCACGCCGCCGACGTACAGCTCGCCGGGCACCCCGATCGGCACCGGGGAGAGCCGGTCGTCGAGCACGTACACCCGGGTGTTGGCGAGCGGCGCGCCCAGCGGGACGTTGCGGTAGCCCGCGCCCTGCTCGACCTCGAAGAGGCTGACCGTCACGCCGGCCTCGGTCGGCCCGTAGTTGTTGATCACCCGGTGGTCGCGGGCCCACGCCTCGGCGACCTCGGGCACGACCACGTCGCCGCCGACCCGGACGGTGTCCATCCCGGGCAGCGAGTCCGGGTCGAGGGAGGACAGCACGGTGATCGGGATGGACGCGGTGGTGACCCTGCCCGCGAGCATGTGCTCGACCAGGTAGGCGCCGTTGCGCGCGACGTCCGGGGCCGGCACCACCATCGTGCCGCCGGCGGCCCAGGTGGTGAACAGGTCCTGTACTCCGGTGTCGAAGCTCATCGAGCACAGCTGGAACACCCGGCTGTCCGGGGTGAGCCCGTACGGCCCGACCACCGCGGTCACGGTGTTGTAGAGCGAACGGTGCTCGACCGCCACGCCCTTGGGCCGGCCGGTGGAGCCGGAGGTGTAGACGACGTAGGCGAGGTCGCGGGGGCTGCCCGCCGCCTTGGGGTCGGTCTCCGGGTACTCGGCGATGGCCGGCCAGTCGCGGTCCAGGAAGACCAGGTCCGCGTCGGTCTGCGGGAACCGGCTGATGCTGCGCTCGTGGGCCAGCACCACCGGGGGGCGGGTCTCGGCCAGTGTGAAGCCCAGCCGCTCCTCCGGGTAGTCCGGGTCCAGCGGCACGTACGCGCCGCCGGCCTTGAGGATGCCGAGGATGGCGACGAACAGGTCCAGGCTGCGCTCGGTCGCGATGCCCACCAGCACGTCGCTGCCGACGCCGCGCTCGATCAGGAAGTGGGCCAGCTGGTTCGCCCTGGCGTCCAGGTCGGCGTAGGTCAGCCGCTGGTCGTCGAGTTCCACCGCGACCGCGTCCGGGCGCAACTGCGCCTGCGCCTCGACCAGTTCGTGCATCCGGTGCTCGATGGAGCGGTCCTCGGCGGCGCCCGCCGCCCCGCCCACGAGCACCCGGTGCTCGGCGGCCGAGAGCGCCGGCAGCTCGCCGACGGTGCGCCCCGGCTCGCCGGCGAAGGCCTCCAGCAGGGTCCGCAGGTAGTCGGCCATCCGGCGCACGGTGTCGGCCTCGAACAGCGCCGGGTCGAAGTGCAGCCGCACGGTGATCCGGTCGCCGGGGAGCACCACGACGCCCAGCGCGGCGCCCGAGCCGGTCTCGGTGTCGAAGTGGCTGAGCTCCAGTCCGTGCGCGCTGAACGCCCGCTCGTCGAACGGGTAGTTCTCGAAGACGATGATGCTGTCGAACAGGTTGTCGCCGGCGGACAGGCCGCTCCACGACTGCGCCTGGGTCAGCGACACGGTCTCGAAGTCGCGGGCGCGGGCCTGCTCGGCCTGCAGCGCGGCCAGCCAGGCCACCAGGTCCTGGTCGCGGTCCACGTGCACCAGCACCGGCAGGGTGTTGACCAGCATGCCGACGATGGAGTCGACGCCCGCCAGGTCCGGGGTGCGGCCGGAGACCGTGCCGCCGAAGCAGACCTCCTGGCTCCCGCTGTAGCGCGACAGCAGCAGCGCCCACGCGCCCTGCAGCAGCGTGCTCGGGGTCAGCTTGGTGCGCTTGGCCATGTCCACGAGCCGGGCGGACAGTTCGGCGGCGATGTCCACCTCGACCATCCCGGTCGCACGCGGCCGGTACTCCGGCGCGGTCGGACGGTCGTAGGGCAGCCGGGTCGGCGCGTCGAACCCGCCGAGCACGCCCCGCCAGTGCGCCTCCGCGGCGGCCTGGTCCTGCCCGTCCAGCCAGTGCAGGTAGTCCCGGAACGGCACCCGGGGCTGCGGCTGCGGGCCCTCGCCGTCGCGCAGCCGGGCGTACTCGGCGGCGACCTCGGTGAGCAGTTCGGCGCCGCTCCAGCCGTCCATCACGATGTGGTGCATCGACCACAGCACCCGGACGCTGCTGTCGCCGAGCCGGATGATCGCGACCCTGGCCAGCGGCGCGGCGGCGAAGTCCACGCCGGCCGCCCGGTCGGCGGCGCGCAGCGCCTCCCAGCGCTCCTGCCGGTCGGCCTCCGCCAGTTCCCGCCAGTCGTGCACGGTGACGGGCAGGGTGGCCGCGGCGCGCACCACCTGCACCGGGCTGCTGACGTCCTCCCAGACCACGGCGGTGCGCAGGATGGGCAGCCGGTCGGCCGCCTGCTGCCAGGCCCGGGCGAGCAGGTCCGGGTCCTCGACGTGGTCGAGCACCAGGTCGAACTGGATCAGGTGCAGACCGGTGTCGCCGGTCATCAGCGCGTCGAAGAGCATCCCGCTCTGCATCGGGGTCAGCGGGTAGACGTCCTCGACGGCCCCGCCGGCGGCCAGGCGCTCGGTCTCGGCGTCGGTGAGCTGCACCAGCGGACGCTCCGCCGGGGCCGCGCCGGCTGCACCGGCCGCGTCCTCGGTACGGACCGCGACCTGGGCCAACTCCTCGACGGTCGGGGTGAGGAACAGGTCCTTGGCGGTCAGCCGGATGCCGTGGGCGCGGGCCCGGGAGACGACCTTGATGGCCAGGATGGAGTCGCCGCCGAACTCGAAGAAGTTGTCGGTGACGCCCACCCGCTCGACGCCGAACACCTCGGCCCACAGCCGGGCCAGCAGCCGCTCGGTGTCCGTGCGCGGCTCGACGTGCTCCGCGGCGGTCGGCAGCTCGATCTGCGGCTCGGGCAGCGCGCGGCGGTCGACCTTGCCGCTGTTGTTCAGCGGCAGCGCGTCCATGGTGACGAACCAGGACGGCACCTCGTAGCTGGGCAGCCGCGCTGCCAGCGCCTCCCGCCAGGCCTCCGGGTCGGCCTCCCGGCCGCGCTGCGCCACCACGTAGGCGACCAGGTGCTTGGCACCGCGCGCCTCGTGCACGACGACGGCGGCGTCGGTGACGTCCTCCAGCGAGGTGAGCGCGGCCTCGATCTCGCCGATCTCGATCCGGAAGCCGCGGATCTTGACCTGGTTGTCGGCCCGGCGCAGGTAGTCCATCGAGCCGTCGGCGCGCCGGCGCACGACGTCGCCGGTGCGGTAGAGCCGCTGCCCGGTCCCGAAGGGGTCGGCGACGAAGCGCTCGGAGGTCAGCGCCGCCCGGCCGAAGTAGCCGCGCGCCAGGCCGTCGCCGGCGACGTACAGCTCGCCGGGCGCGCCGACCGGGACGGGGCGCAGCCACGCGTCGAGGACGTAGAGCCGGGTGTTGTCCAGCGGCGGGCCGATCGGCACGACGCGGGCGCGCACCTGCTCCAGGGACAGCTCGTGGAACTGGGTGTAGGTGGTGGCCTCGGTCGGCCCGTAGGCGTTGATGACCACGGTGCCGGGGCAGTGCGTGATGACCCGCTCCAGCGCCTCCGGCGAGGGCGCCTCGCCGCCGGTGATCACGGTGGCCGCGCCGGCGAAGCAGTCGGGGGCCTCCTCGGCGAACAGGCGCAGCAGCGCGGAGGTGAGGAAGACCGCCGTCACCCCGTGCTCGGTGATCAGTTCGCGGACCAGGGCCGGGGTCGGCTCCTCGGTGGCGATGACCATCTCGCCGCCGGTCAGCAGCGGCACCCACAGCTCGTAGGTGGAGGCGTCGAAGGCGTGCGGGGAGTGGAAGACGATGCGCCGGTGCGCCGCCTCGCGCCAGCGGCGGTCCCAGGCCAGGGCCACCACGTCGGAGTGGGTGATCGCGACGCCCTTCGGCGTGCCGGTGGAGCCCGAGGTGAACATGATGTAGGCGAGCTGCCGGGCGTCCGGCTCCACCTCGGGGTCGTGGGCGGGCCGGCCTTCGGTGGTGGCCGGGTCGTCCACCACGAGCAGCGGGACCTCGGCCGCGGCGGCCCTGGCCGCCATCGCCCGGTCCGTCAGCAGCAGTTCGGCGCCGACGTCGGTCAGGACGAAGCGGACGCGGTCCTCGGGGTAGGCGGCGTGCAGCGGGACGTAGACGCCGCCGGCCTTCAGCACGGCCAGGATGGAGACGACCGCGTGCACCGAGCGGTCCAGCAGCAGGCCGACCCGGGACTCGGTGGTGACGCCCTCGGCGAGCAGGCGGTGGGCGAGTCGGTTGGCCCGCTCGTTCAACTCGGCGTAGCTGAGCCGCTGGTCGCCGAAGAGCACGGCCGGCTGGTCCGGGGTGAGCCGCACCCGCTCGGCGAAGACGTCCGTCAGGCTGCGGTGCGCGGGGAACTCGTGGGTGGTGTCGTTCCAGTCGACGAGCAGGCGGCGCAGCTCGGCCTCGGGGGCCAGCGCCAGCTCGCCCAGCGGCCGGCCCGGCCGGTCCACCACGCCCGTCAGCAGGGTGTGGAAGGCCTCGGCGAACCGCTCGACGGTGGCGGGCTCCAGCACCTCGGGGTGGTGGTCGACGCACACCTCCAGTGCGCCGTCGGTCTCGGCGAACCGCAGCACCAGGTCGGCGACGGCGTACTCGCCGGGCAGTGCGGCGCCCGCCGCGGCGGAGGCCTCGCCGAGGAGGCGCTCGAACGGGAGCGCGCCGTCGACGGTGGTCCGCAGGACGACGGACGCGCCGTCGTCCCCGGTGGCGCGACCGCGCACGACGGCGGTCACCTCGTCCTCGCCCGCGTACACGGCGGACAGCACCTGGCCGGCGGCGGCCAGCGCGCCGAACAGCGTGCCGCCGGCCGACTCGGCGAGCTGCCGAAGGCCCTGCGTGAGCGCGCTGTCGAGCGTCAAGCGGTGTGTCGCGGTGGCCTCGGCGGGCGTCGCCGGCCGTGGGCGGTCCACCGGGAAGCGGGTCACCGCGTGCTCGACGGCCTGGTCCGACGCCGGCCCTGCTGCCAGGAACCCTTCGTGGGTCACGTGCGGTCTCCCCCTCGGTCTGCGCATCGCTGACACGGCGGAGGCCGTGCCTGGTCGCCCAGTCTCCCCAGAGGGGAGGCGGCCCAGCCACACACTTGACGGAAGAGCGAAGAAGGGCGGTCAGCAGGCGTTTTGCCGGCTACCGATCTTGTGGGGGCGATCCGGGGCGCGGGCCGGGAAGCGGCGTGGGAGGTGGCCCGGAACCGGGCCCGGGAACGCCGAGGGCGCCGTCGGTCCTCCGGCGGCGCCCTCGCCTGCGGGGTCGGCGGCCTCAGCCGCCCGCGGGTCGGCTCACTCGCGTCCGCCGATCGCGTCGACCGGCGCCGGCCGCATGGCGAACCGGGTGGCCATCGCGATCGAGCCCCAGGAGAGCGCGACGGTGATCGCCACGATCACGACGAGACCGAGGACGGACACGCTGGGCACGGGCGACTTGGTCAGGCCCTCGCTCATGCCGATCAGCGGCGGGGCCGTGGCCAGCAGGCCGAACAGCAGCGCCGAGAAGGTCACGATCCTGGCCTCGCCGTTCATCATCGAGCGGATCTGGTCCGGCTTGGCGCCGATGAGCTGCAGCATCGCGAACTCGCGGACCCGCGCCGCCGTCGACATCACCAGGGTGTTCACCACGGCGATGGCGATGTAGCCCAGCAGCACGGTCTGGAACAACAGGTTGAGCGCCCAGTCGCCGGATCCGCCCGATCCGGGCGCGCTCTGGAACGCGTCCTGGTCGCCGACCTTGACGGTCGGGTAGCGGTCGAGCGCGCTGCGCAGTGCGCCGTCGAACGCCTTCTTGTCGGTCCCGTCCGCGGCCTTGACCAGCACCGCGGCGTCGACCCGGGCGGTGGTGTGGGCGACGACGAGGTCGTTGGGCAGGGTGACGTCCCCGAAGCCGAGGCCGCGCTCGTAGGTGGCCACCACCTTCGGCTTGACCACGGTGCCGTCGCCGAGCCGCAGGTCGACCGTCTTCCCGATCTTCGCCTTGACGGTCTCCGCGACGACCCGGCTCAACGCCACGGTCTCGCCCTGGAGTTGGGCGGTGTCGCCGTCGATCGTCTGCAGGTCCATGGTGTCCGAGAGCCGGTCGGGCGTGACGCCCTGGGCGGCGTACACCTTGGTGGCGGTGCTGTCCTCGGACGGGAAGGTCAGCAGCACCTGCATCCGCGCGACCGGGGTCACCACGGAGACGCCGGGCACCCCGCGCACCGCGTCCACGACCTCCGGGGAGACCCCGGCGCCGGAGGAGGCGGTCAGCACGTGGTCGGCGCGCAGGCCGGCCTCCATCTGCTCCTGGGAGGCCGCGATCGTCGTGGAGGCGCCGAAGACCTGCACGGCGGCCAGGGTCACCCCCATGGCGAGCGGGGTGGCGGCGGTGCTGAGGCGCCGGGAGTTGGCCCGGGCGTTGGCCTGGGCGAGGAAGCCGTGCGCCGTGGACTGCCGGTTCAGGCGCTTGCCGAACACCGCGATGGCGCCGCGGAACAGCAGCGGTCCGATGCAGCCCACCGAGACGACGAACAGCAGGACCGCACTCGCCGCGGTGTCGGCGGCCGAATCGCCCGACACCGCCACGTTGTTGAGGGTCAGCAGCAGACCGAGCGGGATGAGCAGCACACCGATGGCCAGCCGGACCCAGCCGAGCTTCTTGGGTTCGATGGCGGCGTCGCCCAGCGCCTCGACCGGGCTGACCTTGGCCACCCGGCGCGCGACCATCCAGCCGCCGAGCCGGGCGCTGACCATGCAGAGCACCAGCGAGGCGAGGAACGGCACCCAGCCGATCTCCATCCGGAAGTCCGGGGGCATCGCGTCCGCGAGGATGAACACCTCGCGCATCCCGAAGGCGAGGACGATGCCGGGGATCATGCCGACCACGGCGCCCGCCAGCGACACCAGGGTCATCTCGGCGCCGATCATCCAGTGGATCTGCTTGGGCGTCGCGCCGATGGCGCGCAGCAGGGCCAGTTCGCGCCGGCGCTGCTGCACCGAGAGCGCGAGGGTG
The genomic region above belongs to Streptomyces sp. 1331.2 and contains:
- a CDS encoding ABC transporter permease, with product MIRFIRRLVRLVVPYRKDLSLAWSTIKGRKGGFVGSFVAIAAGSAVITACGILLMSGLSTGVTPERYSGTTVVLSAEQSYWLDESSEVRYSERVTLPADKVAAVAAVPGVQSAVGDIDVQVSVVTQDGHTVGGPDGFPVFGHGWSGAALGPFTVGTGKAPSAADEVVLDADLAARAHLSPGATVRLVVGSIASSYRVVGIAEPPAGGLARQSAVFLTDEQARKLSGRPDRVDAIGVSAASGVGAGELAKRITAAVPGLVAHTGAERGDVEFLDVGDARSLVVESSASFGGTMVLIVVFVVASTLALSVQQRRRELALLRAIGATPKQIHWMIGAEMTLVSLAGAVVGMIPGIVLAFGMREVFILADAMPPDFRMEIGWVPFLASLVLCMVSARLGGWMVARRVAKVSPVEALGDAAIEPKKLGWVRLAIGVLLIPLGLLLTLNNVAVSGDSAADTAASAVLLFVVSVGCIGPLLFRGAIAVFGKRLNRQSTAHGFLAQANARANSRRLSTAATPLAMGVTLAAVQVFGASTTIAASQEQMEAGLRADHVLTASSGAGVSPEVVDAVRGVPGVSVVTPVARMQVLLTFPSEDSTATKVYAAQGVTPDRLSDTMDLQTIDGDTAQLQGETVALSRVVAETVKAKIGKTVDLRLGDGTVVKPKVVATYERGLGFGDVTLPNDLVVAHTTARVDAAVLVKAADGTDKKAFDGALRSALDRYPTVKVGDQDAFQSAPGSGGSGDWALNLLFQTVLLGYIAIAVVNTLVMSTAARVREFAMLQLIGAKPDQIRSMMNGEARIVTFSALLFGLLATAPPLIGMSEGLTKSPVPSVSVLGLVVIVAITVALSWGSIAMATRFAMRPAPVDAIGGRE
- a CDS encoding non-ribosomal peptide synthetase — its product is MTHEGFLAAGPASDQAVEHAVTRFPVDRPRPATPAEATATHRLTLDSALTQGLRQLAESAGGTLFGALAAAGQVLSAVYAGEDEVTAVVRGRATGDDGASVVLRTTVDGALPFERLLGEASAAAGAALPGEYAVADLVLRFAETDGALEVCVDHHPEVLEPATVERFAEAFHTLLTGVVDRPGRPLGELALAPEAELRRLLVDWNDTTHEFPAHRSLTDVFAERVRLTPDQPAVLFGDQRLSYAELNERANRLAHRLLAEGVTTESRVGLLLDRSVHAVVSILAVLKAGGVYVPLHAAYPEDRVRFVLTDVGAELLLTDRAMAARAAAAEVPLLVVDDPATTEGRPAHDPEVEPDARQLAYIMFTSGSTGTPKGVAITHSDVVALAWDRRWREAAHRRIVFHSPHAFDASTYELWVPLLTGGEMVIATEEPTPALVRELITEHGVTAVFLTSALLRLFAEEAPDCFAGAATVITGGEAPSPEALERVITHCPGTVVINAYGPTEATTYTQFHELSLEQVRARVVPIGPPLDNTRLYVLDAWLRPVPVGAPGELYVAGDGLARGYFGRAALTSERFVADPFGTGQRLYRTGDVVRRRADGSMDYLRRADNQVKIRGFRIEIGEIEAALTSLEDVTDAAVVVHEARGAKHLVAYVVAQRGREADPEAWREALAARLPSYEVPSWFVTMDALPLNNSGKVDRRALPEPQIELPTAAEHVEPRTDTERLLARLWAEVFGVERVGVTDNFFEFGGDSILAIKVVSRARAHGIRLTAKDLFLTPTVEELAQVAVRTEDAAGAAGAAPAERPLVQLTDAETERLAAGGAVEDVYPLTPMQSGMLFDALMTGDTGLHLIQFDLVLDHVEDPDLLARAWQQAADRLPILRTAVVWEDVSSPVQVVRAAATLPVTVHDWRELAEADRQERWEALRAADRAAGVDFAAAPLARVAIIRLGDSSVRVLWSMHHIVMDGWSGAELLTEVAAEYARLRDGEGPQPQPRVPFRDYLHWLDGQDQAAAEAHWRGVLGGFDAPTRLPYDRPTAPEYRPRATGMVEVDIAAELSARLVDMAKRTKLTPSTLLQGAWALLLSRYSGSQEVCFGGTVSGRTPDLAGVDSIVGMLVNTLPVLVHVDRDQDLVAWLAALQAEQARARDFETVSLTQAQSWSGLSAGDNLFDSIIVFENYPFDERAFSAHGLELSHFDTETGSGAALGVVVLPGDRITVRLHFDPALFEADTVRRMADYLRTLLEAFAGEPGRTVGELPALSAAEHRVLVGGAAGAAEDRSIEHRMHELVEAQAQLRPDAVAVELDDQRLTYADLDARANQLAHFLIERGVGSDVLVGIATERSLDLFVAILGILKAGGAYVPLDPDYPEERLGFTLAETRPPVVLAHERSISRFPQTDADLVFLDRDWPAIAEYPETDPKAAGSPRDLAYVVYTSGSTGRPKGVAVEHRSLYNTVTAVVGPYGLTPDSRVFQLCSMSFDTGVQDLFTTWAAGGTMVVPAPDVARNGAYLVEHMLAGRVTTASIPITVLSSLDPDSLPGMDTVRVGGDVVVPEVAEAWARDHRVINNYGPTEAGVTVSLFEVEQGAGYRNVPLGAPLANTRVYVLDDRLSPVPIGVPGELYVGGVGLARGYVANPAKTAERFVADPFGPAGSRLYRTGDVVRLRPDGMLEFVGRTDHQVKIRGFRVEPGEIESVLLRHDAVAEAAVTVWPDDKGNKRLVAYFVARPGAPAPTAEELRRHLGGTLPDYMIPAAIVLLERMPLNHNGKLDRSALPAPSRQDGADAAYVAPKDPTEEALVRIWSEVLGIERVGVEDDFFALGGDSLNSLRIVARMRTAFGVEVTPRDLFEGLTVAALATTIRDRILAKVLEMAAAQS